Proteins encoded together in one Ferroglobus placidus DSM 10642 window:
- a CDS encoding monovalent cation/H+ antiporter subunit D family protein yields the protein MRAEDLLLLAVFTPGIASILILLLRNHPNLRESVTISASILSFLCIFNISKQVLEAPVEVTLFNIAPGIDFSFKADAFGTIFALTSSSLWILVSIYSVGYMRALKEHAQTRFYFFFAIALFSAFGIAFSKNLITFYVFYELLTICTYPLVAHEESEEALSAGRRYLAYLLPSGGALLAATMITYFLTGTTDFKAGGFIAGSEAMLKFLFVLFLLGFVKAAYMPLHSWLPTAMVAPTPVSALLHAVAVVKAGVFGIIRVVYYVYGAELMSELKLGAILAAVAGFTMIVANLLAIGEDNLKRRIAYSTINQLSFILLGTAMLNPLAFSGAAMHIPFHGYMKITLFLCAGAIAVISGKDRVSELDGLGKSLPLTFAAFAIGAIGMSGIPPVAGFLSKWYIAFGAINANNLMALAVVLLSSLLDAIYFFPIVRNAFFRESNERFRELSHLYNVYMILPLSITALFSVVLFLNPDVLNIFELVKKAAEELWGGRI from the coding sequence ATGAGAGCCGAAGATCTTTTACTTCTTGCAGTCTTCACTCCCGGAATCGCATCCATTTTGATTCTTCTCTTAAGAAATCATCCCAACTTGAGGGAGAGCGTAACGATTTCGGCGTCGATATTAAGCTTTCTATGCATTTTCAATATATCGAAGCAAGTTCTTGAGGCTCCAGTAGAGGTTACACTTTTCAACATAGCTCCGGGAATAGATTTTTCCTTTAAAGCCGACGCTTTCGGCACGATTTTCGCTTTAACTTCCTCTTCCCTCTGGATACTCGTCTCGATTTATTCTGTAGGTTACATGCGAGCTTTGAAAGAGCACGCCCAGACGAGGTTTTACTTCTTCTTTGCCATAGCGTTGTTTTCGGCTTTCGGAATAGCCTTTTCAAAAAACCTGATAACCTTCTACGTTTTTTACGAGCTTCTGACTATCTGCACCTACCCGTTAGTTGCCCACGAGGAGAGCGAGGAGGCTCTTTCAGCGGGAAGAAGGTATCTCGCCTATTTGCTTCCTTCGGGAGGTGCTTTACTGGCAGCGACGATGATCACCTACTTTTTAACTGGAACGACAGACTTCAAGGCAGGAGGATTTATTGCCGGAAGCGAAGCGATGCTCAAATTCCTCTTCGTTCTCTTCCTCCTCGGATTCGTAAAAGCGGCATACATGCCACTACATTCGTGGCTGCCAACGGCGATGGTCGCTCCAACTCCAGTTTCAGCGCTGCTTCATGCTGTTGCCGTTGTTAAAGCAGGGGTTTTCGGAATAATCAGGGTAGTTTACTACGTTTACGGTGCTGAGCTGATGAGCGAGCTTAAACTCGGAGCGATTCTCGCAGCTGTAGCTGGATTTACGATGATAGTCGCAAACCTCCTTGCCATCGGAGAGGACAACCTGAAGAGGAGAATAGCTTATTCAACGATAAATCAGCTTTCGTTTATTCTGCTTGGGACTGCGATGCTCAATCCTCTGGCTTTCTCCGGAGCTGCGATGCACATTCCCTTCCACGGCTACATGAAAATAACCCTCTTCCTCTGCGCTGGAGCTATAGCGGTGATAAGCGGAAAAGATAGAGTGAGCGAACTTGACGGTCTCGGAAAGAGCTTGCCTTTAACTTTTGCAGCCTTTGCAATCGGTGCAATAGGAATGAGCGGAATTCCGCCTGTGGCTGGATTCTTGAGCAAGTGGTACATAGCCTTCGGGGCTATAAATGCGAACAACCTGATGGCTTTGGCTGTAGTCTTACTTTCCTCGCTGCTCGACGCCATTTACTTCTTCCCGATAGTTAGAAATGCGTTCTTCAGGGAAAGCAATGAGAGATTTAGAGAGCTTTCTCATCTCTACAACGTCTACATGATTCTTCCTCTCTCGATTACCGCCCTCTTCTCAGTAGTGCTTTTCCTGAATCCCGACGTTCTCAACATCTTTGAGCTGGTGAAAAAAGCCGCTGAGGAGTTGTGGGGTGGGAGAATATGA
- a CDS encoding monovalent cation/H+ antiporter subunit D family protein — translation MIEHLPITVVAISLLSAFTILLSGIFSRRAGYYISLGTISIQLILSLFILDYVTKNGAIRYWLGGWRPPWGIEYATDELGAYTLFVVLFFSLVATIYAKKVVEKEIEEYKIPYFYTLWQLLVSGMCGVAVTGDLFNLFVFMEIASLSGYTLIAMAGKRALVASYNYLILGTVGISFYLLGTAFLYAATGTLNMLDAKILLSLLYENKVVHAAFVFYFVGLAIKMALFPLHFWQPDAYEYSPSAVTVLISTAMAKINAYALIRIIFSVFTVEFLERFAVVWELVAYVASAAIILGSVFAIMQRSLKRMLAYSSISHVGYIVLAMSFLNTKWGISAAVAHLLNHSLMKATLFMVACGFVYKANARRIEDVEGLGRKMPLSAAAFTIAAISMIGIPPTVGFVTKLYIILASLETGKLGFIAVMIASSLLSLVYFWRVIEALYMKGNHEKVEKDELPALMLYPALVLAVLCVLVGVFWLAEGVRFLEDVARVLGVVK, via the coding sequence ATGATAGAGCATTTGCCAATAACTGTAGTTGCGATTTCCCTTCTGTCAGCTTTTACGATACTCCTGAGTGGAATTTTCAGTAGAAGAGCCGGATATTACATTTCCCTCGGCACGATATCGATTCAGCTAATTCTCTCTCTCTTCATCCTCGATTACGTGACAAAAAATGGAGCGATAAGATACTGGCTCGGCGGCTGGAGACCTCCGTGGGGGATAGAATACGCTACTGACGAGCTCGGAGCCTATACGCTTTTCGTGGTCTTATTCTTCAGCCTTGTCGCAACGATCTACGCAAAAAAGGTCGTGGAGAAGGAGATAGAAGAGTACAAAATTCCGTATTTCTACACTCTATGGCAGCTTTTAGTTTCCGGAATGTGCGGAGTAGCTGTTACCGGAGATTTGTTCAACCTCTTCGTATTCATGGAGATCGCTTCTCTTTCCGGTTACACGTTAATCGCTATGGCTGGTAAAAGAGCCTTAGTTGCCTCCTACAACTACTTAATTCTCGGAACGGTTGGAATTTCCTTCTACCTCCTCGGCACAGCTTTTCTCTACGCTGCTACCGGAACTCTCAACATGCTCGACGCGAAAATACTTCTATCTTTGCTCTACGAAAACAAAGTCGTCCACGCTGCTTTCGTCTTCTACTTCGTGGGGCTGGCTATTAAAATGGCTTTGTTCCCCCTCCACTTCTGGCAGCCGGATGCATACGAGTACTCACCCTCGGCGGTTACTGTCTTGATATCCACAGCTATGGCAAAGATTAACGCTTACGCTTTAATAAGAATAATTTTCTCGGTTTTCACAGTCGAATTCTTGGAGAGATTCGCAGTAGTTTGGGAGCTCGTCGCGTACGTAGCTTCAGCAGCCATAATCCTCGGATCAGTTTTTGCGATAATGCAGAGAAGTCTTAAGAGAATGCTCGCCTACTCTTCGATCTCTCACGTAGGATATATCGTTCTGGCTATGAGCTTCTTGAACACGAAGTGGGGTATTTCAGCTGCTGTCGCTCATTTATTGAATCACTCGCTGATGAAAGCGACGCTCTTCATGGTAGCCTGCGGCTTCGTATACAAAGCAAACGCGAGGAGAATAGAAGACGTAGAAGGATTAGGTAGAAAAATGCCTTTATCAGCGGCAGCATTTACAATTGCGGCAATTTCCATGATCGGCATTCCGCCAACGGTCGGATTCGTTACGAAGCTCTACATAATTCTCGCTTCTCTCGAAACCGGAAAACTTGGATTCATAGCGGTGATGATCGCAAGCTCTTTGCTCAGCCTCGTTTATTTCTGGAGAGTTATAGAGGCTTTATACATGAAAGGAAACCACGAGAAGGTTGAGAAAGATGAGTTGCCGGCGTTAATGCTCTATCCAGCTTTAGTTCTCGCCGTTCTCTGCGTACTCGTAGGAGTTTTCTGGCTCGCTGAGGGAGTAAGATTCCTCGAAGATGTAGCAAGAGTTCTCGGGGTGGTGAAATGA
- a CDS encoding sodium:proton antiporter → MDIVEVFLARYNYWSFVVLMLIGLYGAIAYGNLVKKIIGLSVFQTAIFLLFISLADVGKDIERTLGLKSGTAPIVWEKGIEEGYIYVNPVPHVLVLTGIVVAAATLALALALMIRIYREYGTLEEEEIKELME, encoded by the coding sequence ATGGACATAGTTGAAGTGTTCCTCGCAAGGTACAACTACTGGAGCTTTGTGGTGTTAATGCTCATCGGACTCTACGGAGCGATAGCCTACGGGAATCTCGTGAAAAAGATAATCGGACTGAGCGTATTCCAGACGGCAATCTTCTTACTCTTTATTTCTCTCGCAGACGTCGGAAAGGACATAGAAAGAACTCTCGGACTGAAAAGCGGGACGGCTCCGATAGTCTGGGAGAAGGGAATTGAAGAAGGGTACATCTACGTCAATCCAGTTCCGCACGTGCTCGTTCTAACGGGAATTGTCGTTGCGGCGGCAACACTCGCTTTAGCTCTCGCACTGATGATAAGGATTTACAGAGAATACGGAACCCTCGAAGAGGAGGAGATCAAGGAGTTGATGGAATGA
- a CDS encoding MnhB domain-containing protein: MSENVVIKTTVRTMLPFIQLYGFYVMTGTEGAGGGFQGGVILAASFILYAITFGAEKGRRAAPESWNTAFKSLGLWIYAGVGMLTVLYSLGRAEFLNYSATFLSLFVPHTVARGILIADVIEVGIGMTVAASFVSLFFDLVWKGDEDGHS; the protein is encoded by the coding sequence TTGAGTGAGAACGTTGTGATAAAAACCACCGTCAGGACAATGCTTCCCTTTATTCAGCTCTACGGTTTTTACGTCATGACCGGCACGGAAGGAGCGGGAGGTGGTTTTCAGGGGGGAGTTATTCTTGCGGCATCGTTCATTCTCTATGCAATAACCTTTGGAGCAGAGAAAGGAAGGAGAGCTGCTCCGGAAAGCTGGAATACGGCTTTCAAAAGCCTCGGACTTTGGATCTACGCTGGAGTCGGGATGCTCACTGTATTGTATTCCCTCGGAAGAGCGGAGTTCTTGAACTACTCAGCAACCTTCCTCAGCTTGTTCGTTCCTCACACGGTTGCGAGAGGAATACTCATAGCCGACGTGATTGAAGTGGGGATCGGAATGACCGTAGCAGCTTCTTTCGTCTCCCTCTTCTTCGACCTCGTTTGGAAGGGTGATGAAGATGGACATAGTTGA
- the mbhE gene encoding hydrogen gas-evolving membrane-bound hydrogenase subunit E — translation MIVPLDVALIIFLVVSAISALLVRDLLASIAILGTYTFVMACIYVQMNAVDVGFTEAAIGAGASTALMVASLTKLQRYDTGKRRAVKVVIGALAVVMLAGLFFYVIEDMPPFGDYNSPANKRIEILEVKDNGLSEKLKAEELPEEIKSGIYLLGYNEGNNFPSLREYKIVWNEKEEGWDVLIKKNETFFPGFEKLYFIKKEGEILKVYRYSIPVRWQEKCEEEMNTPNMVTAGLADYRGYDTLGETVVIFTAAVSVAALLRRGFLE, via the coding sequence ATGATAGTTCCGCTTGACGTTGCTCTGATAATTTTCCTCGTAGTTTCCGCCATTTCCGCTTTGTTAGTTAGGGATTTGTTAGCGTCGATAGCGATCTTGGGAACTTACACTTTCGTAATGGCTTGCATATACGTTCAGATGAACGCAGTTGACGTCGGGTTTACCGAAGCTGCAATCGGGGCTGGCGCTTCAACAGCGTTGATGGTGGCAAGCTTGACAAAGCTTCAGAGGTACGACACCGGAAAGAGGAGAGCGGTAAAAGTTGTGATCGGTGCATTAGCTGTGGTGATGCTTGCAGGACTCTTTTTCTACGTAATCGAAGATATGCCGCCTTTTGGCGATTACAATTCGCCGGCTAACAAGAGAATAGAAATTTTAGAAGTGAAAGACAACGGCTTGTCCGAGAAGCTGAAAGCCGAAGAGCTTCCAGAGGAGATTAAGAGCGGAATTTACTTACTCGGTTACAACGAAGGGAACAACTTTCCCTCCCTCAGAGAGTACAAAATCGTCTGGAACGAGAAAGAAGAAGGTTGGGACGTTTTAATTAAGAAGAACGAGACGTTTTTCCCCGGATTTGAAAAGCTCTACTTCATCAAAAAAGAGGGCGAGATTCTGAAAGTTTACAGATACTCAATTCCGGTGAGGTGGCAGGAAAAGTGCGAAGAGGAGATGAACACTCCCAACATGGTAACTGCCGGTTTGGCTGATTACAGAGGTTACGATACGCTTGGAGAAACCGTCGTGATATTTACCGCTGCTGTAAGCGTAGCCGCTTTACTCAGGAGGGGATTTCTTGAGTGA
- a CDS encoding Na+/H+ antiporter subunit E yields MEEGRASRKLSYALTFIVMFIFWILLSAWQIYPDTPGKFDAIHISQGIAAAALTTYLSRRVIFDLSKRWYVKLLRAIPYVIWELWQIVLANLDVAYRALHPKMPLDPVVVEFETPLRSDLALTFMANSITLTPGTITIMVEPERGKFVVHAIDRKLAKSFVVDQTMQRKLAYVFMEGQHDSSA; encoded by the coding sequence GTGGAAGAAGGAAGAGCAAGCAGAAAACTCTCCTACGCTCTGACTTTCATCGTAATGTTCATATTCTGGATCCTCCTCTCAGCTTGGCAGATTTATCCTGACACCCCCGGGAAATTTGATGCGATACACATCTCTCAGGGAATAGCAGCTGCTGCTCTAACAACCTATCTTTCAAGGAGGGTAATTTTCGATTTGAGTAAAAGGTGGTACGTAAAGCTTTTGAGAGCGATACCCTACGTAATCTGGGAACTCTGGCAGATCGTTTTAGCTAACCTCGACGTCGCTTACAGAGCGCTACATCCTAAGATGCCATTAGATCCTGTGGTAGTGGAATTCGAAACTCCCCTGAGGAGCGACTTAGCACTAACTTTTATGGCTAACTCGATAACGCTAACGCCGGGAACCATCACCATAATGGTAGAGCCGGAAAGAGGGAAGTTCGTAGTTCACGCCATAGACAGAAAGCTCGCTAAGTCGTTCGTGGTGGATCAGACGATGCAGAGAAAACTCGCTTACGTTTTCATGGAGGGTCAGCATGATAGTTCCGCTTGA